In Apodemus sylvaticus chromosome 8, mApoSyl1.1, whole genome shotgun sequence, one genomic interval encodes:
- the LOC127690998 gene encoding dual specificity protein phosphatase 13, with translation MADASIPKLAEEKEATPCPSILHLEELLRAGKASCSRVDEVWPNLYIGDAATANNRFELWKLGITHVLNAAHGGLYCQGGPDFYGSSVSYLGIPAHDLPDFNISTYFSSAADFIHRALTTPGAKVLVHCVVGVSRSATLVLAYLMLHQQLSLQQAIITVREHRWIFPNRGFLRQLRQLDQQLQAAGQS, from the exons ATGGCTGATGCCTCCATCCCAAAACTTgcggaagaaaaagaagccacaCCTTGCCCCAGTATCCTGCATCTGGAAGAGCTCCTGAGGGCCGGGAAAGCCTCTTGCAGCAGGGTGGATGAAGTCTGGCCCAACCTTTACATCGGAGACGC GGCCACGGCAAATAACCGATTTGAGCTGTGGAAGTTGGGGATCACCCATGTGCTAAACGCCGCCCACGGGGGACTCTACTGTCAGGGGGGTCCTGACTTCTACGGCAGCAGTGTGAGCTACCTGGGGATCCCAGCCCACGACCTCCCCGATTTCAATATCAGCACCTACTTCTCCTCAGCAGCTGACTTCATCCACCGAGCCCTCACCACACCTGGAG CTAAGGTGCTGGTGCACTGCGTGGTAGGTGTGAGCCGATCTGCCACGCTGGTCCTGGCCTACCTCATGCTCCACCAGCAGCTGTCCTTGCAGCAGGCCATAATCACCGTGAGGGAGCACCGATGGATTTTCCCCAACCGTGGCTTCCTCCGCCAGCTCCGCCAGCTGGACCAGCAACTTCAGGCTGCGGGTCAGAGCTAA